The Corynebacterium glaucum genome includes a region encoding these proteins:
- a CDS encoding ABC transporter ATP-binding protein produces MRFPTASGSEVRQEVSRQLSRIPQARGRFWASVVVLSIGALGSMAVPILLGRVVDVVLAGGADMVTRILWIGAGVSIAAVVSAGLNAVGFYLLSTVAERAISNLREDMVDTALHLPTHRVEEAGSGDLLSRSTDDVAELSSSISQTLPDVTSAIFVLSATAIALIGLDPYYAVIPLLAGPAYFLSFRQYLKSAPERYANERASMAERARRMLESIHGLETLHAFSREDRAQERIGESSWRVVENGYRARRTMMVTQVQMTIIEAGMLIVGLVMSYFAVRGGQLTIGQVTGAMMIIIRIRRPMMGIIHTLDTVNSGYASLARIVGVVHNPPARVPDCDAPAPAGRAELRDVWFRYGDDWAVRNINFTLQPGKKVALVGASGAGKSTVAALLAGLRVPDEGLVLIDDTSVTALSDSERVARLALVSQEVHVFSGTLREDLTIAKPDATDAELEQALADVGADWFATLSDGLDTIVGSRGMRLEPVQAQQLALARIHLLDPAIVLMDEATAEAGSAGAGALEDAARVVTSGRSSVVIAHRLDQAAEADLILVMDAGEIVERGTHAELLDQGGRYAQLWSAWSRGRA; encoded by the coding sequence ATGCGCTTCCCCACAGCGTCAGGCAGCGAAGTCCGCCAGGAAGTTTCGCGGCAACTTAGCCGGATTCCGCAGGCGCGCGGGCGGTTCTGGGCCTCGGTAGTTGTGCTCTCCATCGGCGCACTCGGCTCAATGGCGGTGCCGATTCTGCTCGGCCGCGTCGTCGACGTCGTGCTCGCGGGTGGCGCAGACATGGTCACGCGCATCCTTTGGATCGGCGCGGGCGTGTCCATCGCGGCGGTGGTCAGCGCTGGGCTCAACGCCGTCGGGTTCTACCTGCTGTCCACAGTCGCGGAGCGAGCGATCAGCAACCTGCGCGAGGATATGGTCGATACAGCACTGCACCTGCCCACCCACCGCGTGGAGGAGGCCGGCTCCGGGGATTTGCTGTCGCGATCGACCGATGATGTCGCCGAGTTGTCGTCGTCAATCTCTCAAACCTTGCCCGATGTCACCTCCGCGATCTTTGTGCTCAGCGCAACCGCCATCGCTCTGATCGGCCTCGATCCGTACTACGCCGTCATTCCGCTGCTGGCTGGCCCGGCGTACTTCCTCAGCTTTCGGCAGTACCTCAAGAGCGCCCCGGAGCGCTACGCCAACGAGCGCGCCTCGATGGCCGAGCGCGCGCGGCGCATGCTCGAATCCATCCACGGCCTGGAAACGCTGCACGCGTTCTCGCGCGAAGACCGCGCGCAGGAGCGCATCGGGGAATCGTCGTGGCGAGTCGTGGAAAACGGCTACCGCGCGCGACGCACGATGATGGTGACGCAGGTGCAAATGACGATCATCGAGGCCGGCATGCTCATCGTCGGCCTTGTCATGAGCTATTTCGCCGTGCGCGGTGGCCAGCTCACGATCGGCCAGGTCACGGGCGCGATGATGATCATCATCCGCATCCGCAGGCCGATGATGGGCATTATCCACACCCTCGACACGGTCAACTCCGGCTACGCCTCGCTCGCACGCATCGTCGGCGTAGTGCACAACCCGCCCGCGCGGGTGCCGGATTGCGACGCGCCCGCACCCGCCGGCCGCGCGGAGCTGCGCGACGTCTGGTTCCGCTACGGCGACGACTGGGCTGTGCGCAACATCAACTTCACACTCCAGCCAGGCAAAAAGGTCGCGCTCGTCGGCGCTTCGGGTGCTGGCAAGTCGACGGTTGCGGCACTACTTGCAGGTTTGCGGGTCCCCGACGAGGGCCTTGTGCTTATCGACGACACCTCCGTCACCGCCCTTTCCGACTCAGAACGCGTCGCCCGCCTCGCGCTTGTATCCCAGGAAGTGCACGTGTTCTCCGGAACCTTGCGCGAAGACCTGACCATCGCCAAACCCGACGCGACAGATGCAGAGCTTGAGCAAGCGCTTGCCGACGTCGGCGCCGATTGGTTTGCAACGCTTTCCGATGGCCTCGACACCATCGTCGGCAGCCGCGGGATGCGCCTCGAACCCGTACAAGCGCAGCAGCTCGCGCTAGCGCGCATCCACTTGCTCGACCCAGCGATTGTGCTCATGGACGAGGCCACCGCTGAAGCCGGATCCGCCGGCGCAGGCGCACTCGAAGACGCAGCCCGCGTGGTTACCTCGGGCCGGTCCTCGGTGGTCATCGCGCACCGCTTGGACCAGGCGGCGGAAGCGGACCTCATCCTCGTGATGGACGCTGGCGAGATAGTCGAGCGCGGCACCCACGCTGAACTCCTCGACCAAGGCGGCCGCTATGCGCAGCTCTGGTCAGCGTGGTCTCGTGGCCGGGCCTAG
- a CDS encoding SLC13 family permease, which translates to MTTKVNGGAGGARVPDADAKADGQTAAAQAPKERTTGQNIAFVLAFVALIAVLLVPIPGLDATGQIALAMLAFAVIMWVSEAVSYPVSAVMIVGLISILLTFAPDPENPGQMVGSKTALSTAMTGFSSSAVALVAAALALATAMQATGLHRRLALYILKISGEKVSNIVIGAIVISIVLAFFVPSATARAGAVVPILIGMVAAFGLPTDSKLGALLVITATQAVSIWNVGIKTAAAQNLVAIGFIEDQMGQSVSWGQWLMWAAPWSILMSIALYFIMRWAIKAETDSITGGKELVEKQISEMGPMTGAEKRLTAIAVSLLLFWATEDVLHPISSSVITIVAVGVMLMPGIGVMTWKYAQEKINWGTLVVFAAGISLGTFLLNTGAATWLSEVTFGALGLAGMPMLATIAIVSLFNIVIHLGFASATSLASALIPVFIALAATLDAPNGGLGFVIIQQFVICFGFLLPVSAPQNMLAYGTGAFTPQQFLRTGIPLTVVGYLLILLLSATYWNWIGLV; encoded by the coding sequence GTGACTACAAAAGTCAACGGCGGCGCCGGTGGCGCCAGAGTGCCAGATGCCGACGCTAAAGCCGACGGCCAAACCGCCGCAGCGCAAGCGCCAAAGGAACGCACCACCGGTCAGAACATCGCATTCGTCCTCGCGTTCGTCGCCCTGATTGCGGTGCTGCTCGTCCCGATTCCCGGCCTCGACGCGACTGGCCAGATCGCGCTGGCAATGCTCGCATTTGCCGTCATCATGTGGGTCTCCGAGGCGGTGTCCTACCCGGTCAGTGCGGTGATGATCGTTGGCCTCATTTCGATCTTGCTCACGTTCGCGCCCGACCCGGAAAACCCTGGTCAAATGGTGGGGTCGAAGACGGCGTTGTCCACCGCGATGACAGGATTCTCGTCATCGGCGGTCGCGCTGGTGGCTGCGGCGCTTGCGCTCGCCACTGCGATGCAGGCGACCGGGTTGCACCGTCGCTTGGCGCTCTACATTCTCAAGATCTCGGGCGAGAAGGTCTCCAACATCGTCATCGGCGCGATCGTGATCTCGATTGTGCTGGCGTTCTTCGTGCCGTCGGCAACCGCGCGCGCTGGTGCCGTTGTACCGATTCTGATCGGCATGGTCGCCGCGTTCGGGCTACCCACGGACTCGAAACTCGGAGCGCTGCTGGTGATCACCGCAACGCAGGCGGTCTCGATTTGGAACGTCGGCATCAAAACCGCCGCGGCGCAAAACCTCGTTGCCATCGGCTTCATCGAGGACCAGATGGGCCAGTCCGTCTCCTGGGGTCAGTGGCTCATGTGGGCGGCACCCTGGTCCATCCTCATGTCGATTGCCCTCTACTTCATCATGCGGTGGGCGATTAAGGCGGAAACTGATTCGATTACTGGCGGTAAAGAGCTCGTCGAAAAGCAAATTTCGGAGATGGGCCCGATGACTGGTGCCGAGAAGCGACTGACCGCGATCGCTGTGTCCCTGCTGCTGTTCTGGGCGACCGAGGATGTGCTTCACCCGATTAGCTCGTCGGTGATCACCATCGTCGCAGTGGGCGTCATGCTCATGCCGGGGATTGGTGTGATGACGTGGAAGTATGCGCAGGAGAAGATCAACTGGGGCACGCTGGTCGTGTTCGCTGCTGGCATCTCACTCGGCACGTTCCTCCTGAACACTGGCGCGGCGACCTGGCTCTCCGAGGTGACGTTCGGTGCGCTGGGCCTGGCGGGGATGCCAATGCTGGCGACGATTGCGATTGTCTCGCTGTTCAACATCGTCATCCACCTCGGCTTCGCCTCGGCGACTTCGCTCGCGTCTGCGCTGATTCCGGTGTTCATCGCGCTCGCCGCGACCCTGGATGCGCCGAACGGCGGCCTCGGCTTCGTGATCATCCAGCAGTTTGTGATCTGCTTCGGCTTCCTACTTCCGGTTTCCGCGCCGCAGAATATGCTGGCGTACGGCACCGGCGCGTTCACCCCGCAGCAGTTCCTACGTACCGGTATTCCGTTGACGGTGGTCGGCTACCTGCTGATCCTGCTGCTGTCGGCGACGTACTGGAACTGGATCGGCCTGGTTTAA
- a CDS encoding type IV secretory system conjugative DNA transfer family protein — MIAPTVAIATGPVVSTSVKWEVLYDTHQTRSKRGRIWALDLGSGIPDGALRVRWSPAWSVSGWDSARVIANEWTAPYAVGSPNGDWIDSATEWLAVFLFAGQYVSLPTFAAWCRETEGALDQVENTILQHRTDPEDVDADLALSTLRGIRATPDKERGSIASTLRRLTSVYNSAAVLSNKGEDFDPARFIRTSDTLYIAASPEEQSVTAGLIMALLSAITRERKRAANEGEDLDWLNVVVDEAAHVARPPLDTWASQFGGQGIALTVGLQDLSQARAAWPGINFLGMFPSAILMPGIRDDQTLRTFSAIAGDFDRQVISSSSGTSRPDFWSRSNNVYHSDTQSVHTERTNIVPVEAIAQMPMGEAMLWEGSAWKFIGTYPWSSEFFDGYRERVPQQWREVEQPRSLLKNATDQPGDELLREAEQYRAIAEGRDPMHPD; from the coding sequence GTGATTGCACCGACTGTGGCTATTGCTACTGGGCCGGTCGTAAGTACATCAGTGAAGTGGGAGGTGCTGTATGACACCCACCAGACCCGTTCGAAGCGAGGCCGTATTTGGGCACTCGACCTGGGCAGCGGCATTCCCGATGGAGCATTGCGCGTGCGGTGGTCGCCAGCATGGAGTGTCTCTGGATGGGACTCTGCCCGTGTGATCGCGAACGAGTGGACGGCACCATATGCGGTGGGTTCGCCTAACGGTGACTGGATTGATTCGGCGACTGAGTGGCTCGCAGTCTTCCTTTTCGCAGGCCAGTACGTTTCTTTGCCGACGTTTGCTGCTTGGTGCCGGGAAACCGAGGGGGCATTGGACCAGGTTGAGAACACAATTCTGCAGCACAGGACCGACCCAGAGGACGTTGACGCAGACTTAGCCCTTTCGACGTTGCGCGGGATCAGGGCCACACCGGATAAAGAGCGAGGATCAATCGCTTCCACGCTGCGTCGGCTAACTTCGGTTTACAACTCTGCCGCGGTGCTGTCCAACAAAGGCGAGGACTTCGACCCTGCGCGATTCATACGCACGTCTGACACGCTGTACATCGCAGCGTCACCGGAGGAGCAGAGCGTGACCGCAGGTCTGATAATGGCGCTTTTGTCGGCGATTACCCGGGAGCGAAAACGAGCTGCTAATGAGGGTGAGGACCTGGACTGGTTGAACGTCGTGGTGGATGAAGCAGCGCACGTGGCACGTCCGCCTTTAGACACTTGGGCCTCGCAGTTCGGCGGGCAAGGCATTGCGCTAACGGTGGGGCTGCAGGATCTCTCGCAGGCACGCGCGGCATGGCCAGGAATTAACTTTTTGGGGATGTTCCCGTCCGCCATTTTGATGCCAGGTATTCGCGACGATCAGACGCTTCGTACCTTTAGCGCGATTGCCGGAGATTTTGACCGCCAAGTTATTTCCAGCTCATCGGGCACGAGCCGTCCGGACTTTTGGTCGAGGAGCAATAACGTTTACCACTCCGACACGCAAAGCGTGCACACCGAGCGGACGAATATTGTGCCCGTTGAAGCCATCGCGCAGATGCCGATGGGCGAAGCAATGTTGTGGGAGGGAAGCGCCTGGAAGTTCATCGGAACGTACCCGTGGTCGAGCGAGTTCTTTGATGGGTACCGAGAGCGTGTGCCGCAGCAGTGGCGCGAGGTCGAGCAACCCCGTTCGTTGCTAAAGAACGCGACTGACCAGCCCGGTGACGAGCTTCTCCGAGAGGCAGAGCAATACCGCGCTATCGCCGAAGGCCGCGATCCTATGCACCCGGATTAA
- a CDS encoding glyceraldehyde-3-phosphate dehydrogenase: MTENQVDTTPRDDWNHKIELAQEMLPLISRLHREHNAVTSIHGRLLIGLTDIEIIKAHRYARRIVEKELPLDETLPILRELVEMDLGTASIDLGHLAHLYKESDQQDLRAFLEEQLAEVVGTSSELEGRDVVLYGFGRIGRLLARILIAREATYGGVRLRAVVVRKKGDEDIVKRASLLRRDSVHGAFNGTITVDRENDLIWANGTPIQMIYADSPSEIDYTQYGIDNAIVVDNTGAWRDRDGLSRHLESKGVDRVLLTAPGKGDIPNIVYGINQDMIGDDKILSAASCTTNGITPVLKVINDRYGVVHGHVETVHSYTNDQNLADNFHKGPRRGRAAGLNMVLTETGAAKAVSKALPEFAGKLTGNAIRVPTPDVSMAVINLELEQQVDKDEVNNFLRRVSTDSELRQQIDYIHSPEVVSTDLLGSTHAGVVDGLATIASGNHLVLYVWYDNEYGYSNQVVRVVEDIAGVRPKIYPARKAPAEIQ, from the coding sequence GTGACCGAGAACCAGGTGGACACCACCCCCCGCGACGACTGGAACCACAAGATTGAGCTCGCGCAGGAGATGCTGCCGCTGATCAGCCGTCTGCACCGCGAACACAACGCAGTGACCTCGATTCACGGCCGTCTGCTCATCGGCTTGACCGATATCGAAATCATCAAGGCGCACCGCTACGCACGTCGCATTGTGGAAAAGGAGCTGCCGCTGGATGAAACGCTGCCGATCCTGCGCGAACTCGTCGAGATGGACCTGGGCACCGCTTCGATCGACCTCGGCCACCTGGCGCACCTGTACAAGGAATCTGACCAGCAGGATCTGCGTGCGTTCCTGGAGGAGCAGCTCGCCGAGGTTGTCGGTACTTCCTCCGAACTCGAGGGTCGCGATGTCGTGCTCTACGGTTTCGGCCGCATCGGCCGCTTGCTTGCTCGCATCCTTATCGCCCGCGAGGCCACCTACGGTGGTGTCCGCCTGCGGGCCGTCGTGGTGCGCAAGAAGGGTGATGAGGACATCGTGAAGCGCGCGTCCCTGCTGCGCCGCGACTCGGTGCACGGTGCGTTCAACGGCACGATCACCGTGGACCGTGAGAATGACCTTATCTGGGCGAACGGCACTCCGATTCAGATGATCTACGCCGACTCCCCGTCGGAGATTGACTACACCCAGTACGGCATCGACAATGCCATCGTGGTGGACAACACCGGTGCATGGCGCGACCGCGATGGTCTGTCCCGCCACCTCGAATCCAAGGGCGTGGATCGCGTGCTGCTGACCGCACCGGGCAAGGGTGACATCCCGAACATTGTTTACGGCATCAACCAGGACATGATCGGCGACGACAAGATCCTCTCCGCCGCGTCCTGCACCACCAACGGCATCACCCCGGTGCTCAAGGTGATCAACGACCGCTACGGTGTCGTCCACGGCCACGTGGAGACGGTGCACTCCTACACCAACGACCAGAACCTGGCCGACAACTTCCACAAGGGCCCGCGCCGCGGCCGGGCAGCTGGCCTGAACATGGTGCTCACCGAGACCGGTGCAGCGAAGGCCGTCTCGAAGGCGCTGCCGGAGTTCGCCGGCAAGCTCACCGGTAACGCAATCCGCGTGCCCACGCCGGACGTGTCCATGGCGGTGATCAACCTGGAGTTGGAGCAGCAGGTGGACAAGGACGAGGTAAACAACTTCCTGCGCCGCGTCTCCACCGATTCCGAGCTGCGCCAGCAGATTGACTACATCCACTCGCCAGAGGTGGTCTCCACCGACCTGCTAGGCTCCACTCACGCAGGTGTCGTCGACGGCCTGGCCACCATCGCCTCCGGCAATCACCTGGTGCTCTATGTCTGGTACGACAACGAGTACGGCTACTCCAACCAGGTTGTGCGCGTGGTTGAGGACATCGCAGGCGTGCGCCCGAAGATCTACCCGGCCCGCAAGGCGCCGGCTGAAATCCAGTAG
- a CDS encoding ABC transporter transmembrane domain-containing protein, whose product MSTLPRPDDPRWLWKTLNSRARFSVPAALGITTMMVTNASAPVIVGRAIDTAIATQDLASLTRYIALLAIVMAIGAVGGWFGRSWLSKAVLTVGHDLRMAVTARILDPRGIGGATRYTPGELLSIASTDVKRVSEAVFLMVFPVGHLLTIAYVAYVVGSIHLPLGIAILAGGPLVVFGTIAAGKPLQKRSGERQKALADAAATATDVVEGLRIIKGLGAVDVVSGRYKEASIRARLATIRANASHARLDATTESLGTLYIIAATIAAAIFAARGVISVGDLITILGVTQFVITPMTFLGKHIAARLAPAQASARRITRLLQEPSLIDAPLPAPQFPPGLTVIDRTPPADLAQLDRTEVLVAPHAAHLFEGTVLGNVADDADAARAALVVAAGRDILAAAEREVGENGAGLSGGQRQRVALARAIAVDPDVLILQDPTTAVDSVTEQVIAVNVAKTRAGKTTVVYSSSPAWKAVAE is encoded by the coding sequence GTGAGCACCTTGCCCCGCCCCGACGACCCCCGCTGGCTTTGGAAAACCCTGAACTCCCGGGCCCGCTTTTCGGTGCCCGCGGCACTCGGCATCACCACGATGATGGTCACCAACGCGTCCGCGCCCGTGATCGTCGGCCGCGCAATTGACACCGCCATCGCTACTCAGGACCTCGCCAGCCTGACCCGCTACATCGCCCTGCTCGCAATCGTCATGGCCATCGGCGCAGTTGGCGGATGGTTCGGTCGCAGCTGGCTCTCCAAAGCAGTCCTCACCGTCGGCCATGACCTGCGCATGGCAGTCACCGCGCGCATCCTCGACCCGCGCGGCATTGGCGGCGCCACCCGTTACACCCCAGGTGAGCTGCTGTCCATCGCATCCACCGACGTCAAACGCGTCTCCGAAGCGGTCTTCCTCATGGTCTTCCCGGTGGGCCACCTGCTCACCATCGCGTACGTCGCATACGTTGTCGGCTCAATCCACCTGCCGCTCGGCATTGCCATCCTCGCCGGCGGCCCACTCGTCGTATTTGGCACTATTGCCGCAGGCAAACCGCTCCAGAAACGGTCCGGCGAGCGCCAAAAAGCACTCGCAGATGCCGCCGCCACCGCCACCGATGTCGTCGAAGGCCTGCGGATCATCAAAGGCCTCGGCGCGGTGGACGTAGTCAGCGGCAGGTACAAGGAAGCGTCGATACGCGCTCGTCTCGCCACCATCCGGGCCAACGCGTCGCACGCCCGCCTCGACGCGACGACCGAATCACTCGGCACCCTCTACATCATCGCCGCCACCATCGCGGCCGCGATCTTCGCCGCCCGCGGGGTGATCAGCGTCGGCGATCTCATCACCATCCTCGGTGTCACCCAGTTCGTCATCACGCCCATGACATTCCTAGGCAAGCACATCGCCGCGCGCCTCGCCCCAGCTCAGGCCAGTGCGCGCCGCATCACCCGGCTTTTACAAGAGCCTTCGCTTATCGACGCCCCGTTGCCCGCACCACAGTTCCCACCCGGCCTCACAGTCATCGACCGCACTCCACCCGCGGATTTGGCCCAGCTCGACCGCACTGAGGTGTTGGTCGCCCCGCACGCGGCGCACTTGTTTGAAGGCACCGTGCTGGGCAACGTTGCCGATGACGCGGATGCCGCTCGCGCCGCACTCGTGGTCGCCGCAGGCCGCGACATCCTTGCCGCCGCAGAGCGCGAAGTAGGGGAGAACGGCGCGGGCCTGTCCGGCGGCCAGCGACAGCGCGTCGCCCTTGCCCGTGCAATCGCCGTCGACCCAGACGTGCTCATTTTGCAGGATCCCACCACCGCGGTTGACTCCGTGACCGAGCAGGTGATCGCCGTAAACGTCGCAAAGACGCGTGCCGGAAAGACCACCGTGGTCTACTCCTCCTCGCCGGCGTGGAAGGCGGTGGCGGAATAA
- a CDS encoding SWIM zinc finger family protein, which yields MEEQRIIARLREFSATQLDQVAKPVSIARATDIPGDYIALLEVQDDELQAQIVGTQPYLITLRLTAKGVSASCTCSVRDEWCKHAIAVAVHAAELKPGGHPLLDAALDRMTAVELVQLVNALRAELPQVEPVLTRLAMPHWFDPNFSEAGGAKETHAVLREQFLAEPSIATFAAYLDAPEQTYIETMITLAELGRDTDYATFELMAATEFSLYEEGLLTIETSSVDSFVAATWAVGVELPRDPVTAVRRLFAYFRLWLTQASSELPPPRTPDSAAHVALRIAQLQLLLMQVEDPDLATDGLYQWEGQLDLLRSEFQFWPHFADALADYEL from the coding sequence ATGGAGGAGCAACGCATCATCGCCAGACTGCGCGAGTTCAGCGCAACGCAGCTTGACCAGGTAGCCAAGCCTGTGTCCATCGCGCGTGCGACAGACATTCCGGGTGACTATATTGCCCTGCTCGAGGTGCAAGACGATGAACTACAAGCCCAGATTGTTGGCACGCAGCCGTATCTGATCACCCTCCGCCTGACGGCGAAAGGAGTCAGTGCAAGCTGCACCTGCTCGGTGCGCGACGAGTGGTGCAAGCATGCGATCGCGGTCGCAGTCCACGCCGCCGAGCTCAAGCCGGGAGGGCACCCGCTACTCGACGCCGCGCTCGACAGGATGACCGCGGTCGAGCTCGTTCAGCTCGTCAACGCGTTGCGCGCGGAGCTCCCCCAGGTCGAACCAGTGCTCACCAGACTTGCCATGCCGCATTGGTTCGATCCCAATTTTTCGGAAGCAGGCGGTGCGAAAGAGACCCACGCCGTTTTGCGCGAGCAATTCCTCGCCGAGCCGTCGATCGCAACTTTCGCCGCCTACCTCGACGCGCCGGAGCAAACCTACATCGAGACTATGATCACCCTCGCCGAACTGGGCCGAGACACTGACTACGCCACCTTCGAGCTCATGGCGGCGACAGAGTTCTCGCTCTACGAAGAGGGCCTGCTTACCATCGAAACCTCCAGCGTCGACTCCTTTGTTGCAGCCACCTGGGCGGTGGGCGTCGAGCTGCCCCGCGACCCAGTGACTGCGGTGCGGCGCCTCTTCGCTTACTTCCGCCTGTGGCTTACCCAAGCATCGTCCGAATTGCCGCCGCCGCGAACGCCCGATAGCGCCGCCCACGTTGCACTCCGGATCGCGCAGCTCCAGCTGTTGCTGATGCAGGTCGAAGATCCTGACCTGGCCACCGACGGCCTTTACCAGTGGGAAGGCCAGCTCGACCTACTGAGAAGCGAATTCCAATTCTGGCCGCACTTCGCCGATGCCCTTGCAGACTATGAGCTTTAA
- a CDS encoding NAD-dependent epimerase/dehydratase family protein — MKIAVLGGDGFCGWPASLHLSDIGHDVVIVDNLSRRAIDEELGAQSLTPIATIDVRLAAWKEVTGKEIGFENIDVAQDYEGLYDFITTYEPDAVIHFAEQRAAPYSMKNHRTKRYTVDNNVNATHNLLVAIVESGLDIHVVHLGTMGVYGYGTAGMQIPEGYLDIQVDAGENGIVEQQILYPTNPGSVYHMTKVLDQSLFAYYAKNDELRITDLHQGIIWGTHTPQTERDERLINRFDYDGDYGTVLNRFLMQAAVGYPLTVHGTGGQTRAFIHIRDMAKCIQLAVENPPAKGERVKIFNQMTETHRVRDLAELISNISGAEVQMVPNPRKESAENELHVANDTFIGLGLEPTYLAEGLLQEVEDVARKYSDRADRSKIPARSLWTKQQHEGVPEGEK; from the coding sequence GTGAAAATTGCAGTACTTGGTGGGGACGGATTCTGTGGCTGGCCCGCTTCGCTGCACCTGTCGGACATCGGACACGACGTGGTGATTGTGGACAATCTCTCCCGCCGCGCAATCGATGAAGAGCTCGGCGCCCAGTCGCTGACACCAATCGCCACTATCGACGTCCGCTTGGCCGCGTGGAAGGAAGTCACCGGTAAAGAGATCGGTTTTGAAAACATCGATGTCGCCCAGGATTACGAGGGCCTGTACGACTTCATCACCACCTACGAACCGGATGCGGTGATCCACTTCGCTGAGCAGCGTGCGGCGCCGTACTCGATGAAGAATCACCGCACGAAGCGCTACACGGTGGATAACAACGTCAACGCCACCCACAACCTGCTCGTCGCCATCGTGGAATCCGGCCTCGACATCCACGTTGTGCATCTGGGCACGATGGGCGTTTACGGTTACGGCACCGCGGGCATGCAGATCCCGGAGGGCTACCTGGACATCCAGGTCGACGCTGGTGAGAACGGCATTGTGGAGCAGCAGATCCTCTACCCCACCAATCCGGGGTCGGTCTACCACATGACCAAGGTGCTGGATCAAAGCTTGTTCGCGTACTACGCCAAGAACGATGAGCTGCGGATTACGGACCTGCACCAGGGCATCATCTGGGGCACCCACACGCCGCAGACCGAGCGCGATGAGCGTCTGATTAACCGCTTCGATTACGACGGCGATTATGGCACTGTGCTCAACCGCTTCCTCATGCAGGCCGCCGTCGGCTACCCGCTCACCGTGCACGGCACCGGCGGGCAGACCCGCGCCTTCATCCACATCCGCGACATGGCGAAGTGCATCCAACTCGCGGTGGAGAACCCGCCCGCCAAGGGCGAGCGCGTGAAGATCTTCAACCAGATGACCGAGACCCACCGCGTCCGCGACCTCGCCGAACTGATCAGCAACATCTCCGGCGCCGAGGTACAGATGGTGCCCAACCCGCGCAAGGAGTCAGCGGAGAACGAACTCCACGTGGCCAACGACACCTTCATCGGCCTGGGCCTCGAGCCGACCTACCTCGCCGAGGGCCTATTGCAAGAAGTCGAAGATGTCGCGCGCAAGTACTCCGACCGCGCCGACCGCAGCAAGATCCCGGCGCGTTCCCTGTGGACGAAGCAGCAGCACGAAGGCGTGCCGGAAGGCGAGAAGTAA
- a CDS encoding glycosyltransferase family 4 protein, producing MRIAILTEVFLPKIDGVVTRTIRHLEKLAELGHEVLIFATGDAPDEYAGFDVVHVPSLSFKPVYPEIQFGLITPVIPRRLAQFQPDVVHAINPIWTAGWSSLIASFQDLPLVGSFHTDVPEYTLKLGIPWAKPAAEWGLRTFHGKAQYNLVTSGPMMERAASYGIPNVELWPKAVDTVSFAPGKRTVDMRARLTGGHPDAPLVIFVGRVSAEKSVDRCLPIMEELRARVPGTRFAVIGDGPQFREISQLFNRDWITLTGYLSGAELHAAYSSGDALLFPSTTETLGFAALEAFASGVPVVAAKAGGLPFVVDDGTTGFLVEPSLPDSAWAEKLEQLLIDAPLHTQMAQAARAEAERWNWRTSTEAVVEVYKKAITARRALHR from the coding sequence GTGCGCATCGCCATCCTCACCGAGGTCTTCCTGCCGAAGATCGACGGTGTAGTCACCCGCACCATCCGCCACCTCGAAAAGCTTGCAGAGCTAGGCCATGAGGTGCTCATTTTCGCCACCGGCGACGCTCCGGATGAGTATGCGGGGTTCGACGTGGTGCACGTGCCGTCGTTAAGCTTTAAGCCCGTTTACCCCGAGATCCAGTTCGGCCTGATCACTCCGGTGATTCCGCGCAGGCTCGCGCAATTTCAACCCGATGTGGTGCACGCGATCAACCCGATCTGGACTGCCGGTTGGTCGAGCCTGATCGCGAGCTTCCAGGACCTGCCGCTTGTCGGTTCCTTCCATACCGATGTGCCCGAGTACACCCTCAAGCTGGGCATTCCGTGGGCGAAACCGGCCGCCGAGTGGGGCTTGCGCACCTTCCACGGCAAGGCGCAGTACAACCTGGTCACCTCCGGGCCGATGATGGAGCGCGCAGCGAGCTACGGCATCCCCAACGTCGAGCTGTGGCCGAAAGCAGTGGACACGGTGAGTTTCGCGCCGGGGAAGCGCACCGTGGACATGCGCGCCCGTCTCACTGGCGGCCACCCCGACGCTCCCCTGGTGATCTTCGTCGGTCGTGTTTCCGCCGAGAAATCCGTCGATCGCTGCCTGCCGATTATGGAGGAACTGCGCGCCCGCGTCCCCGGCACCCGCTTCGCCGTCATCGGCGATGGACCCCAGTTCCGCGAGATCAGCCAACTCTTCAACCGAGATTGGATCACACTCACCGGCTACCTCTCCGGCGCTGAGTTGCACGCGGCCTACTCGTCCGGCGACGCACTGCTTTTCCCCTCCACCACAGAAACGCTCGGCTTCGCGGCACTCGAGGCATTCGCGTCCGGCGTGCCGGTGGTCGCCGCCAAGGCCGGCGGCTTACCCTTCGTCGTCGACGACGGCACCACCGGGTTCTTGGTCGAGCCCTCCCTGCCCGATTCCGCGTGGGCGGAAAAGCTCGAGCAGTTGCTTATCGACGCCCCCTTGCACACGCAAATGGCACAAGCAGCACGCGCCGAGGCAGAGCGCTGGAACTGGCGCACCTCCACCGAGGCCGTTGTGGAGGTCTACAAAAAAGCGATCACGGCACGCCGCGCGCTACATCGCTAA